Below is a genomic region from Erigeron canadensis isolate Cc75 chromosome 7, C_canadensis_v1, whole genome shotgun sequence.
TATGTACATCCGTCCAAATTTATTTCTTATTATGGACATTCGTCCAAATTTATTATATTCCAGGATATAAAATTATATCTGGATTACCCAAACTTATTTTTGTTGAAGTTAAATATTACAAGGTACGTGGCCAAAGATCATGGATATGATTCGTTGGTACTTGCAACTTGCtagaaatatatttttgttatactTGGTATACAGTTGTACTTTGTTGTCTTGATAGTTGATATCAAAATATTTGTCactaaacttataaaatttttaatacaaCATTTGCAGCGGTTTTTGTCATATACctattatattaaaactttaataGATCGATCTGAATTCTAGCAGGCGAAAGAAAACATACCATTTTATAAGTATTTCATTTGTAAACATCCGTTTAATAGCAAATCACATTGgttattttatatgatatatatacaaatatatagatatagatatttatatatttgcatTCGGTGAGATTCATGTgaaaactatacatatataaacataaaaaattataagtatAACTTGATAGTTTATGTGAATaaatatgttcacatatactATTTagacatcaagttataatataaaggTTTTCAttgttcttccaattcaaatggtttttacatgaatttttttctattttataaaccTATGTATGTCTATTTCATGTTATATTATCATTTGTGttgtcattcaaaaaaaaaatatatatcatttgtgtaatttgtatttttagATAGCATCTTGGTTGTCTTTCTTGTCGAATGTATGAAAATGGAGAACTCCGTATGAATGAAAGGTTAACATGTTTACAAATGGATCAGTATCCAATCAGAAGGGATTTGTTGATGTAAATTTagtttaaatcattttataataCAATAGGTAGAAATAATACAATGTAGCTTAAAgttaagtaaatataaaattattaatttaatgggAAATGTTAAATGTAACCTCCGAAGCTATAACTAATTTGTTTAAACATGATTATATGAAATGTACAATATTGTTTAACATGTCTTGACAAATTAAACTTAACCCATATggttatgtttatcattgttattttactttatataattttttaaaaggtcagaaatttttatgtttatcattgttattttattttatataattttttaaaaggccagaaatttttattaaataaatgatcGACTAGTAAGGCGTTAGTGAAaagtaaatatgtaattaaagaaataaacatGTGATTATATTCCATAGTTTCATAtaccaacaaaaaataaaaaaaccaaaaagaattGTCTTGATTACTCCTAGTCATCACATTAGTTGGAATAATTAAGTGAGCAACATTCATCAAAATCACAAAAGCCAATTTCATTTCTCCCTAGCCGGaatctttttattaaaagttaaaacaactAATAAATCtgtttattaaaagttaaaaccactAATGAATCCACAAAACTAGTACAATACGCTACACCACTTGTACCTCCCGACCCCAGCATGGCCGCCGCCACCATCCTGTATCtatgtttcatcatttttctaactttaaCGTTTTCCTCAGCCCAAAACGACACCGTTTCATGCCCCTTAAACTTCAACATATTCCGAAACCTCATTGGTACTGACCGCCCTTCTTCACTAGACATGCCGTGCCTGTATACGCGCTCCATCCTTCTGTTTGTCGAGTCCGAATACCTCCGCCGCACCAACTCCTTTACTCCGCCGCCGGCCGCCGCGGAATCCTGCTGGTCCGCTTTCCAAACCCTAGCCGACGACTATTTTCCCAAACTTGACCTCCGAAAAAACTGCGGTTTTCAACCTAACTGGATTAGTACTTCAGGttgtatgaatatatataacaaaacacaGTTTGAACGTAGAATCCCGCAACTTGCGCTAAACGACGTCGTTTCGGCTTGTAATCAGTCCTTATCCGACTCGTCTTCTTGCTCAGCGTGTCTTGACAAGCTTGTTGATTTACATGGAAGTTATTTAAACGCTGAAAGTAACGGAAACTTAACggattgttttatttttatgccTATTTATACGGCGGCGTTTGTTAATCGGTTTGGGCCAACCGATAGAGGTACCGCATCTTGTTTATTTGGGATTGATTTTGTTCCGAAGAAATCGGATGATAAACACAAAGTTATTGTGATTGTAATTGTTGTAGTATTAGCATTACTTTTGACCTTAGTTTTTTTGATAGGAGGATTGTGGTTTTGtaggaagaaaaaaattaagGAAATGAGACGTAGGAAGCGGAtaaatggaaatgaaatgaatcCTGGGCCCACACTGGACGTGATATCCGGAAGTATTGATTTAGTTAAGTATACAATTGCTGATATTAAAGAAGCTACTAGGAATTTTTCGAGAGAGAATATAATAGGGACAGGAGGTTTTGGTAATGTTTATAAAGGGGTGTTGCCGGACGATGGTGTAGTCGCCTTGAAACGCTTTAAGAATTGTTCGGAAGCAGGTGATGCTAGTTTTAAGCATGAGGTTGAAGTGATTGCAAGTGTTCGGCATGTGAATTTGGTTGCGGTGAGAGGGTATTGTGTTGCGACGACACAGTATGAGGGTTATCAACGGATTATTGTTTGTGATTTGGTCAGTAATGGTAGCTTACATGATCATCTTTTTGGGATGGGGGTGAGGGGGAGGGTGAATCTTACCTGGCCTATACGTAGGAAGATTGCGTTAGGTATGGCTAGAGGGTTGGCTTATTTGCATTATGGGGCACAGCCTGCGATCATTCATAGGGATATTAAAGCGAGTAATATACTTTTGGATGAGAACTTTGAAGCTAAAGTGGCGGATTTTGGGTTGGCTAAGTTTGCTCCCGAGGGTGCGACTCATATGAGTACTAGGGTGGCTGGTACGATGGGTTATGTTGCCCCAGAGTATGCGTTATATGGTCAGTTGACGGAGAGGAGTGATATTTATAGCTTTGGGGTTGTCTTGTTGGAGCTTTTAAGTGGTAAAAAGGCTTTATTGGAGCTTGAGGAACCGGCACTTTTAGCCGATCGGGCGTGGTCAATGGTGCGAAAAGGTACACCTTTAGAAGTTATTGATAGTGAAATGACCGAATGTGGTTCGCCCGAAATCATGGAGAAGTATGTTTTGGTTGCTGTTCTTTCGTCTCATCCACAGATATATGCTAGACCCACTATGGATCAAGTGTTGAAGATGTTAGATATGGATTTGCCCGTTCCTTCCATACCAGAAAGGCCGATACCGCTTATAGCTGGACAGGAGGATATTGAGAGATCTGCTGGTAGTGGTGGATCCGCCACTGTGGTAGATATGGACGGACTATCTACCATTGTAAAGGAGGAGGAGGACgacgaagaagatgaaaaagCCCGCCTTTCAAGGGACAGATAGCATTTGGTTGAGGTAGAATATGATGACTATGTTACTTCCCATTTACAAGAAATAATGAGCAAAAGCTTTTAACCATAGAAAGCCTAGTCTGGAGGCATTTTGACAGTAAAAGTGACCCAAGCTAAAGATGATATACATACACAGATAACAACATTGTAACAAAGAACTTTACAATCCAACATTTGTATTCTGACCAAATTAACCCAACCTAGTGGTTTGTTGTAAAACCAACATTGTATTTGCTGAACTGAGTCTGGTAATTGATGTAGTATTTCAATATGGAAATGTAATTGTAGAATcagtttggtttggattctcaTGCTAGTGTCgatgtaatttatttttttagtattaaaagCCATTTCATTCACATGTCTTTGTAACAATTCATTCTAAGCTAGCCAATAATcctttcaaaattctctcccaAAATGTAACTATGAAGAAAGTTAGAGGAGGGGAAATTACAGCTAGCAATTGAACTTCAGACAAAAGATGGATGAATCTGCTTCACTCATGACCTATAAAATCATCAGACGCGGAGTTTTTTTCTAGGCGGTGCTGTTCCATCACCAACCGAGACCAGCCGAACTCAAATGTATTTAGCTAATGGGTTCTAAGTGGAAGTTCCTTCTTGAGGGTAGTTAAATAATCCTCATGGTATTTACTATTTTCGTTTTTTTAACTCTAATTATAATTTACCGtcagtgtgtatatatataatctataacaTTTGGTATAGCAAAAATTGGTGGCCAAGATATATAGCATGATGAACTCTTCAAGTAATGAATCTGATACAAGTGTGCCATCACGTACGTACAGAATGAAAGGTTTGAATATTGCCTTATTATAGTTTGGTTTGTATATAGCTGTTTGGGAGGTGatatttatacaataaatattagtCATTTACAACAAAGATACAAAATTCATTACACAGTGTACAATTGTGCAGGATTTGTTATAGATAGCTACAATTTATTGCAGCAATATCATTTCCCTAACTGTTTGAAGTTGGCTATATCTCAAGCCTCATGTCCAAATGTCAAGAGAGAGTGTATAAATAGCGTTGTTTGACGTTCTTTAAACGCTTCTTACAATCTTCatgatgattaattaattataaaagattCTACATGACAACCAATAGTTTATCTTAGTTGTATGGTGAAGTGATATCGCTACAACAAAGTTTAACAACAATTCTTGCATAATACAATTGTATACTGCGTAATAAATGTTATACTTTTGTTGTATATGGCTAAAActtgttgtataaatatcaccCCCTAGTTTTATATACAAGATTTTAGGCCCACGTTCATTATACGGAGTTTATTATCTACTCGTATTATTCGATTGGATCTATATAACTTATTATTCTTTTGGGTATATATACTAGCTATTATTCttgatttattatattgaatttatttgttaaaaaatgtaaatttgtgatggaaaacaaaaaaatgtaaattaaagtcaaaaatgaaaacaaaagtcaacctAAGAAAATTGAAAGCTCGATAAATTATAGAACAACtgtattttagtatattaaaatattttctgtttgtatgtttatttttatttaattttttactaATTATTCAATATTTCCATGTGAAAATCCCTGCTCTGCTGCTCGTAACTcgtaaaagtaaagtaaagcaactcccaatgccgtcttttaCGGGTTTTGGATCCCAAATACCGTCGTCTTCGACGGTATttgggggaggttgagatgtagacagccttatgcctaccaaaggtagagtgACTACTTCTAGATTCTACCAAAGAGTGAAAAGGACTTTCAGCCTTATTGGTCGTAACTCGTTATTCGTAAATGACTATATAAAGATCTCCGTGTCCCGATTACAAATGCATTGTAAACTTGTAATTGAGTACTATTGCTTTTCATAGTAACCATAATATCCCGGACCAGGAACCTAAAGACATTCTCAATTGGCTTGACAGTCTTAGGATTACCGGGCTGAGGCGTAGAATTTTTGAGGCAATCATTTTTGTTTGGTGGTGGCACGTTTGGAAGGAAAGAAATAATGCTCGGCATAATGATACTCATGAAAACATCAACGACATATTCAATTCAATTGTGTCATTATCGTTTATTTGGTTATCAAGCCGCGATAGGAAACATCATTATGTTTGGTCGGACTGGATCACTAATCCTTTGGACAATGGTGGTTAGCTTCTTCTTTTTAGAACACGTACAGATGGAGGTCACCGTGGGCTTAAGGTTCTGTTGGAGATTAATGGGTTGCTTTTGCTTAACATTGCTGTTGCTTCTggatatttatgattttaggCTCAACTGTTGCTATACTACTAGGCTCGGTAATTATTATTCTTGTAATGTTTATGTATGGTTTATTTCTCGGGACATGGTTGGGACTTCATCAAAAATACCACGAGgtgaaaaccggtggctcgGCCCTTGTTGGATGGGAGTTTTTCTCGTGTCTTTTTGCCATGAGttttttttactcattttgAAGTCCTCGCAGTTAATGTACCGGGAGGTGTCTAGATAGTTTGTTGCTTGGTTTCTCTTCtagattgtaattgtatttgtatttttcgGTAACTAGCATCTAATTAGTTTAccttcttaatatatatatattttttgccgttctaaaaaaaaaaaaaaaaaactagaaaaatgAGTACTACACGTTGTTAATTAATTGACAGTTTGACACGTCGCCGCCTCGTCGGGTACTCGGGTAGAGACCAACCAGTATTGAATTAGTTATATATTCGGATTACGCAAAATTATACGAGTACTTGTTAAGTATCAAAAGGTGGCAAAAGATATTGGATATGATTCGTTGGTAGTTGCAACTTGCAATTTTAGTTACTAAGTTTAAGCTGTCATTGTTGTCTTGATAGTtgatatcaaaattttattcatttgattaacataaatattttaacaTTTGCAGTGGTGTTTTGCCATATACCTAATTACCTATTACTATATTAGAACTATATATTAGATCTGAAATCTGCAGGCCAAagaaaaatttacaatttttcaAGTAATCTATTTGTAAACGTCCGTTTGATTGCGACCAAATTGGTTTGCATGTATTTTTCAAACCTATCCAACTTCTACctcatgttatatataaaatatactatACCATATTACCACTTATGTGATTTGTGATTTTTAAATTGCATCTTGATTGTCTTCTAGCTAGTTGAGTGTATGAAAATACATTTGTGAAGAAACTAAATtagatatgaaaaaaaaaaaacagatataTATAATCCACAAAAACAAATGTTTCCCTAGGTTGTTTAATTTGGACATATTAATGTGTCTTCCACATGGCTACAACTCTGGGAACGAGCCTCTTGTTGAATTATATATGCACACTGAACTAAGTCTTGAGTTTCTATAATCGACCCTTAGAGATATGTTTCAAGGTACTTTGTTTGAAAATATGGAGCTATGGATGAAGTTAAAGAAGCAATAGCACATAGTTGAAATGATAAGGATCCCTAAAGTTGATTCAACTTTAGAggtaaactagattttagacttgtgtctaacatttgacacgtggcTTACgatgttattaatattagatcttcatacatttaagtcatataagcttataattttaaagatatacggtttcaagtgttatactttgcaagttgtattacaataatcacatgttcgtcattgtcattattagctaagacgTATTGATAAAATTATTTGTCGTAATCATTTCACAAGGTACATGTCACAATAATTcatctattatataatttttttgaaaccagttgtccTCATagtgtgatattattatgaaagataattaaaaattaaaatataaacatatttgtgatcttgtacttgacattcaagtatatttCTTTGATCATGATACGGTCCCATAACacaaataggtttattttcaatcacatgtcttatgataaattgataacaattaggattgttttcatattcttgattaaaaattttaaaaaaaatctactcAAGTTGaaggttaaaaataaatataaattaagtatttaaggttaaaaagtgcaaattattgatggaaaacaaaaagtgtaaattaatgagccttttctataaatattaatatagatattattataataatatatttagataatgactATTAggatttataatttatagttaaattaaatgataaaataaacgagagtcaatttgataaaattaagcgatttgattggtaataagtcattagttcaactgtcttgtagtatatattaagataagattttgACAATTAAGAATCAagaatcaaatttaatttttagattttagactttttattttaattcaaagattaaaattgctAAGTTAGATCAACTTTTGAAGATCTCTAACCTAATTGAAGCTACAATTTAGagattttgttcttttatatgCTACTACGTTTTATGGcttttattttatatgcttTTATGAATCGTTGGGTTTTTTATGCTTTTATGAATCCTTGAGTAGCGGCtagttttgaataaaaattaataacctCTAGCGTGGGTTGGGCCTCCCTAGTGAAACAATTAGATAATAGGTCAAACGATGGATCAAAATACCTAATACTGTACTCAAGATACAAGAAATGTTTGGTCGGATTACCTGCCAAGATTTTACATATGTGAATAATGTGATATACTATTGTATCATCACTTTGAATTTGAACTATATAAAATCCAAATAATTTGACGAAACGTAGAGACTTTAGAAACGTTTCATATTGGAATAAGAATAAATGCAAAAAACTATATTATCACTCCGGACATATCGTGTTACATTAAGTTAAatagtctttttattttattactattgtacttaaaattttttgaaatgtgTGAATGATTTGCTCACAATAGGGGATCTAACttacattgtcttaaccgggtccgtgctAGAGAGTCTCTCACCCTCAATATACAATTGTACTTAAATAAtaagtaaatccaaaacttaaTTGGTTTATTGACTAGTCTGTCTATACGCAAAATCTTTTtgtgaactatatatatatatataattaaggtgacaatcaaatgagaaccaacttaaaatgagaacaaatgagaatacttaaaaactacattttgatgcattaaaagtccataaactgacatagtgc
It encodes:
- the LOC122608009 gene encoding probable LRR receptor-like serine/threonine-protein kinase RKF3 — protein: MAAATILYLCFIIFLTLTFSSAQNDTVSCPLNFNIFRNLIGTDRPSSLDMPCLYTRSILLFVESEYLRRTNSFTPPPAAAESCWSAFQTLADDYFPKLDLRKNCGFQPNWISTSGCMNIYNKTQFERRIPQLALNDVVSACNQSLSDSSSCSACLDKLVDLHGSYLNAESNGNLTDCFIFMPIYTAAFVNRFGPTDRGTASCLFGIDFVPKKSDDKHKVIVIVIVVVLALLLTLVFLIGGLWFCRKKKIKEMRRRKRINGNEMNPGPTLDVISGSIDLVKYTIADIKEATRNFSRENIIGTGGFGNVYKGVLPDDGVVALKRFKNCSEAGDASFKHEVEVIASVRHVNLVAVRGYCVATTQYEGYQRIIVCDLVSNGSLHDHLFGMGVRGRVNLTWPIRRKIALGMARGLAYLHYGAQPAIIHRDIKASNILLDENFEAKVADFGLAKFAPEGATHMSTRVAGTMGYVAPEYALYGQLTERSDIYSFGVVLLELLSGKKALLELEEPALLADRAWSMVRKGTPLEVIDSEMTECGSPEIMEKYVLVAVLSSHPQIYARPTMDQVLKMLDMDLPVPSIPERPIPLIAGQEDIERSAGSGGSATVVDMDGLSTIVKEEEDDEEDEKARLSRDR